The nucleotide sequence GGCTTCCTTGGGGTCGCGCTCGGCCAGCACCTCGATCTTGGCCGCCAGATAGGGATCGGCGGAGGAAAAATCCGTCACCCTGGCCCGGGTCAGCCCCTGGACCAGCACCTTGAGCCGGCCGTCGGGCATCTTGAGCATGCGCATGATCATGCCCACCGTGCCGACCCGGTAGAGGTCGTCGGGACCGGGCTCGTCCACCTTCTCGTCCTTCTGGGTCAGGACCAGGATGTAGCGCGAGCCGTTAAGCGCCGCGTCCACGGCCTGGACCGACTTGTCCCGGCCCACGAACAGCGGCAGGATCATGTAGTTGAAGACCACGATGTCGCGCACCGGCAACACCGGGAGTTCGGACGGGATATCGGGCGGCGCGGCTTCCTCGCCCTCGCCGGCGGAAACCGGGGCCGCTTCGGTCGGCGCGCCGTCGGCGGCCGCGAGCAGTTCGCGTTCCTTGTCATCCATGATGCATGTGCTCCTTGTCGGTATCGAAAACGGCCTTAGCCGCGAATGGCGAAGGCGTCGTAAGCTTTGTCGTGGTCGATCATTGTCGCCGCCACCGCATCCACCCGGGACAGGGGCGACCCTTGGGGCAGGCGCTCCTTCAGGGCGGCCAGGGCTTCGGGGTCGCCCTGGGCCAGCACCTCGACCTGGCCGTCGGCCAGGTTGCGCACCCAGCCGCGAAGCCCCAGGCTCGCGGCCTGGTCGTAGACCCAGGCCCGGAAATACACGCCCTGGACCTTGCCGGAGACCGTGGCGTGCAGGCTTGGCGTCGCTTTTTCGGTCGTCATGGCCGCCTCCTTGGCTCGTGTCGCGTCCTGTAACAAATACGATAGCCTTTGCGGCTGAAACTTCGTCTTTTGCGCCTGTTGCCTGAGAAACACCGGATCACTTTTCGTGAATGCGACCCTAGATCATGCCTTCGGCCTGAAAGCTGAAAAACCGGTTTTCCGTCACCACCAGATGGTCGAGCACCCGGATGTCCATTTCCCGGGCCGCGGCCACGATGCGTCGGGTAAAGGCCATGTCCTCGGCCGAGGGCTTGGGGTCGGCCCCGGGGTGGTTGTGGACGAGGATCACGCCGCTGGCGTTGTAGCGCAGGGCCATGGCGATGACCTCCCGGGGGTAAACCGCGGCCTGGTCCACCGTGCCCTTGCTCACCCGCTCCCAGCCGACCAGCCGGTTCTTGGTGTCCACCAGGGCCATCCAGAACTCCTCGTGCTCCTTGACCCCGATCCTGGCCCGGGCCATCTCGGCCACCACGTCGGGGCTGCCGAGCACGGCCCGGTCGCGCATGGGCTGTTCGTGGAACCTGGCCCAGACCTCGCGCCACAGGGTCAAGAACTCCTCGGCTCCCGCGCCGAACCCGGGCACGCCCCGGAGCTCCTCGAAACGGGCGGTCAGCACCCCGCGCAGGCTGCCGAAGCGAGCCAAGAGCTCCTTGGCCAGGGGCTTGTTGTCGCGCCGCACGTTGACGTAGCCCAGCACAAGCTCCAGCACCTCGTATTTCGCCAGGGCGCGCGGATCGTCCAAAAGCCGGTCCTTGAGACGGCGGCGGTGGCCGAGGTAATGGGGCGGTTCTTTCTTACTAAGCATGGTTTCGGGTCCGGGCAAGGCGTTTGTCGCCTTTTGGGGGGGAATACTCCGACGCAAAGGCCCGGCAAGGGCAAAAAACCGGACCGATCACGGTCCCACCCGACCCGTTTGCCGTCCCTGGCCGCCAAAAAGCCGGAAAAGTTCGGCCGTGAGGAACTCCATGGCCTGGTCGGGCTTGCGCGCCCCGGTCTTGATGCCGGCTTCGGCGGCAAAGGCCGCCTCGAAAAGCCGGGTCAGCCCGGCCGAACCCAGCCGTCGGGCCATGGCTTCCTTCTGGCGGCGCACCTGGGGCGGCAGGCGCACGTCGTCGGCCTCGCCCACGGCCAGACGCCACATCATCCTCGCTTCGTAGAGCAAAAGCCCGATAAAGGGAAAGATCATCTCCTCCCCGGCCAGTTCCTTGTCGAAAATCTCCTGCCAGACCTTGGTCGGATCGCGCCCCTCGGACAGGGCATTGAGGAAGGCGAAGCCGTCCATGCCCTCGTGGTGGGACAAAAGGGCCAGATCGGCCATTTCCAGGCTGGTGCGGTCGCCCAGGGACAGCTCCAGCTTGGCCAGCTCGTTGTCGGCATGGGCCAGGGAAGCCGGCAAGGCGGCGGCCAGAGCCTCGGCCACGCCAGGCTCCAGCACCAGCCCGCGCCGCCCGGCCCAATCGGCCAGACGCGGCCCCATGTCGCGGCGGGTCAGGCCCGGCGAAACAAAGATCCATTTGCGCTTCTCGGCCACCGTGAAATAGGGCTGCTCGGTCAGGGTCTTGGGGAATTTGGGGCCGCCTTTTTTATCCAGGGGGCCTTCAAAACAGAAAAAGGGCCAGACCGCGTCGTTAAAACCCTTCAGCGCCGGGGTGAGCTTGGGCCAGAAATCCGGCGGGGCCGCCTCGGCCCGGCGCAAGATCACGGCCCGGCGGCCGGCGAACAGGCTGCCCACGGTGAGCGCGCTCCAGAACGGCGCGCCAAGCTCCTCGTCCCCCCAGAACACCTCCCGGGAAAACGGCTGGCCGCTGTCGGCCAACTGGCGTTCCACCCGCTCCCGCACGATCTCCGGGTCCGGGCAGGCGAGAAAGAAAAATCCGGCTCGTTGCATAGGGCCACACTAGCCGAGGCGGGGCCGGGCGGCAACGGGAAGGAAACGGAGCTGGGGCGATCAGCCTGCCCGCTGCGCCGACCTGCATGACATTTCCGCAACACGACCCTGCAATATATTGACATTACAGAGACATACAGTCCATACTTAAGGTCTTCGGCAAGCTGTAACGTTCCAGGTCAAGGAGCGCCCGTGTTGTTGCCCCGGTCCGTGCCGCTCGCGCGGCTTGCGCTTCTTGGCCTCGCCGCCGGCCTGATCTTTTACGCCCTCGGCCGGCCGTCCCTGTGGCTCGACGAAGCCGCATCGCCGCTTAACGCCCGCTTCCCCCTGGACTACATCATCACGCTTTCGCGCACGCTGGAAGAGCATCCGCCGCTGTTCTACATCCTGCTCAAGGGCTTTTTGCGCCTGGGGCACGACGACTTCACCGTGCGTCTGTTGCCCGCCTTATGCGGACTGGGTTGCGTGGGACTCCTGGCTGCGGTGGGAACGCGGCTTTTTTCACCGGCAGCCGGCACGGCGGCGGCCGCCATTTGGCTGGCCATGCCCCAGAACCTGCTGCTCTCCCGCATGGCCCGGCCCTATTCCCTGTGGCTGCTCCTGTTCTTGTGCGCCTTGTACTTTCTGGCCGGCTGGCTGCGCCGGGGGCGTAAACGCGACATCGCCGGAATGCTCGCCGCCGCCGCCCTGATGACGGCCTGCCACTATCTGTCCTTTCCCCTGCTGGCCGCCATGGGCCTTTGCCTGCTCGCCGTCGCGCCTGCCAATCGCCCGGGCTGGCCCGGCCGGCTGACCGCCGCCGGCCTTTTTGGCGCAGGCTGCGCCGGCATCGCCGCCGCCGCCTACTTCGGCCTTATCGCCCAAAGCCACACCCCCCAGCTCATCGCCGACGCCAACGAGACCGTGGCCGACGCGGCCCGAGCCCTCGGGGCGGCCCTGGGCGGCGTGCTCTACAGTTTCGACGTCTGGCCGGCGCGTCTGGCCGTGGGCGCGGCCGCCCTGGCCGCCTTTGTCGTTCTGGCCCGGCGGGACCGACGCAACTTCCGGGTCTTGGCCCTGCTGACGGTCGTCCCGCCCCTGGTCCTGCTGGCCATGGGCCGAGGCACCGGACTGTACGCCCGCCATCTGTCGAGCCTGGGCATCCCCCTGGCTCTGGCCCTGGCCGGCGGCGCGGCCGCCTGGCCGCGCCTGGCCCCGCGCCTGCCGGCCGTGACCCTGTCCGCCCTGGCCCTGGCCGTGCTGCTGCCCCTGGCCGTCCATCACGACCGGTTCTACGCCGTCTCCAGCTATCAGGTGCCGGTCATCGGCAACAACTACAAGCTGGCCGCCGCAGGCCTCGCCGCCCTGGACCGGCCGGGAACGATCCTGTCCTTTGGTGATGACTTCTACGGCAATGTCCTTTCCTGGTATCTCGACCAGCATACGCCTTCCCTGGCCCTGGCCAATCCCCGACTGACGCCCGAGGACCGGGAAGCCCGGCTCCTTTTCGCCGCTGGGGCGCACTGGGGCTATCTGGCCCCCAATGCGGCGGCCTTCCTCACCCGCTACGGACCGGACGTGGCCCGGCACGACATCGAAACCTCCACCTTCCTGGAACTTGCCGTCCCCCGCGATCCGGTACGCCGCGTCACGGCCCTGCCGGCCCGCTACGGCCTGCCCATGGCCTATGACCGGGTTTTTGCCGAAATAAGCGCCCTTTCGGGCTTGCGCTTTCATCAAAACGCCCTGGGGCCGGCCCTCATTCCCGTACGTAACGACATCGACGCCACGGCGCGCCTGACCTTTGCCAACGACGCCCCGCCCCAGCCCCAGGAAATCCGGATCAACGTGCTTTTCGACAATTTTGGCCAGGACAACCGCCTGCTGGCCCGGATACGTTTCGACACTGAGCCGCCCGTGACCTTTCCCTTGTCCACCGGCTACGACGCCACCCGCCAACGCCAGATTGCCCTGAAACGTGAGGCTCCCTACGCCAGAATGGACGTTGAGGTGATCCTGCGCTGCGCCTCGCGCACCCCGACCCTGGCCGGCGGCAATCTCCAGACCTTGCGGCTAACCGGCGTTGAAGCCTTTTTCTGTCCGGCAAACGCGGCCGGCCCCTGCCTGGACGCGGCCGAGCGCCACCTGACCGCCTCAGTGCTCGGCAACTACCTGGAAGAACGCTTCGCCGTCCCCAGCGAGACCGGCCAGGCCGCCCTCCTGGCGGTCCGAGAGAACGTCGCTCCGGTGAACGAACACCAGGAGGCTGCCTGGACCGCCCTGTCTCCGGCCGATCCGTCCCGGCCGGGCGTCTTGCGCCTTCCCGTCACAGCCCGGCAGGACAGGCTGCTGCTTTTCCCGAGGGTCGGCCGGGACGGCATGGTCCGGGTCTACGGTCTGCGGCCCGACGGCGTGCGCGAACTCCTGTTCGCCCTGCAAAACACCGGCGAACGATGGACGCCCGTCAGCGCCCGCTACGAACTGGTGGTGCCGCCGTGGCTGCGCGACCGGGAGACTGACTTGGAAATCGAACTCACCGGCCGCCGGGCCCAGCTGTGGACCCTGGGCGACGCGGCGCTGTTTTAGCGGCGCGGGCAAATGACCAACATCGTTATTTTCCTTAACAATACTCTCGTATTTTTAAGGATCGCGACATGGGAAACCGTTCGCCCGCCCCATGACAACCCTGCAATAATCGGCTCCAGACGGGCGGCACGGCCGGCCAAGCCTTGACGCCTCCCGGGGCCGGGTCTATCCCTCGCCCTACGTCGAGTCCCGCCCGTGGCGGGAGCGGGGGAACCAACCAACCGGGGCGCATCGCCAGCATGGCGTAGGGCAACCTCTTCGGCCCGAGCCCGTCAGCTAACCTCGTAGACGTCGAAGGGGAAACCGCTTGCCGCAAGCAGGTTTCCCAAAACCGGTCGTCCGGAGGGATGCCTATGTCTTTTCGCGCCCATGGCCGTCTGGCCAGCCCGCCGTCCTTTGCCCTGTTTTTCCCTTGCCCCCGCGCCCAGGCCCAGCCGCCCGGAAAGGCCGCCATCCCGGCCTAGGTCCGGCCGCGCGCCGTTTCCCGCTATACCTCGCGGGACGGCGTCGGCCCAGGGAACATGCCCCGTTTTTTCGGGGTTCGCGCGCGTCTGCCGCCTGACGTCGGCTTGAGCGCCAGGGCAGAGGCGCGCCCAAAGCAAGGGAAAACCATGTCCAACGATTCCATCCGGCCGACGAGCCGGCTGCGCCGCATTGTTTTTGGCAAATCCATCAACCTGGGCGACCAGTCCATCTTCCACAATCTCTCCCTGGTGGCCTTTTTCGCCTGGGTGGGCCTTGGGGCCGACGGCCTGTCCTCCTCGTGCTACGGTCCGGCCGAGGCCTTCCTGGCCCTGGGGCAACACACATTTTTGGCCGTCTTCGTGGCCCTGGGCACGGCGCTGACCATCGGCGTCATCAGCGCCGCCTATTCCCAGATCATCGAGCTTTTCCCCACCGGCGGCGGCGGCTACGTGGTGGCCTCGCGGCTGTTGTCGCCCAAAGTCGGCATGGTCTCGGGCTGCGCCTTGCTCATTGACTATGTCCTGACCATTACCTTGTCCGTGGCCAGCGGGGCCGACGCCGTCTTCAGCTTCCTGCCGGCCGCCTTCCTGCCCTACCGCCTACCCACGGCCGTGGCCGGCGTGGTGGCGCTCATTGTGCTCAATCTGCGCGGGGTCAAGGAATCGGTCATGACCCTGGTGCCCATTTTCATGACCTTCGTGGCCACCCATGCCGTGGCCATCGGCTACGGCGTGTTCGCCCACCTGTCCGACATGCCGGCCCTGGCCGCCCGCCTGGGCCAGGACGTGACCGCCGCCCGCAGCGAACTCGGCGGCCTGGGCATGCTGCTTCTGGTGCTGCACGCCTACAGCATGGGCGCGGGCACCTACACCGGCATCGAGGCCGTATCCAACGGCCTGCCCATCCTGCGCGAGCCGCGCGAAAAAACCGGCAAGCGCACCATGCTCTACATGGCCCTGTCCCTGACCCTGACCGTGGTCGGCATCATCACCTGCTATCTGCTGTTCGACGTGCGGCCCCAGGACGGCAAGACCCTCAACGCCGTGCTGTTCGAAAACGTGGTGGCCGGCTGGGGGCCCGACCTCGGCGGCGGGTTCGTGCTGGTCACCCTGGTTTCCGAGGCCCTGCTCCTGTTCGTGGCCGCCCAGGCCGGCTTCGTGGACGGGCCGCGCGTGCTGTCCAACATGGCCCTGGACCGCTGGCTGCCGGCCCGCTTCGCCTTGCTCTCCGACCGTCTGGTGACCCAAAACGGCATCCTGCTCATGGGCGTCTCGGCCTTGGTCCTCATGGTCGTCTCCCACGGCTCGGTGGATCTGCTCATCGTCCTTTACAGCATCAACGTGTTCATCACCTTCGTGCTGTCCCAGCTCGGCATGGTGCGCCACTGGTGGGAGGTGCGCGGCCAGCGCGTGGCCTGGAAAAAAGGCCTGCTTCTCAACGGCCTGGGCCTGGCCCTGACCCTGTTCATCCTGGTCATGGTCACCTGGGTGAAATTCTTCGAGGGCGGCTGGGTCACCATCCTCATCACGGCGGGGCTGGCCGCAGCCGCCCTGGGCGTCAAGCGGCACTACGACCGGGTCGGGAGGCAGATCAAGAAACTCGATGTGCTGCGGGCCGTTGTGGACCCGCAAAATCCCTACACCCCGCCCATTCCCGTCAATCCCGAGCCAGCCGGCCAGCCGGATCTTGGCGCGCCCACGGCCGTCATCTTCGTCAACGGCTTCAATGGCCTTGGCATCCACACCCTGCTGTCCACGGTGCGGCTTTTCGGCAAGGACATCAAAAACTACGTGTTCGTGCAGATCGGGGTGGTGGACGCGGCCGTGTTCCAGGGCGCGGCCGAGCTGTCGCGGCTCAAGGCCGGCATGCAGCGCGACCTGGAATCCTACGCGGCGGTCATGCGCGAGCGCGGCTTCCACGCCGAGGCCCACTGGGCCGTGGGCACGGACATCGTGGCCGAACTCACGGAGCTGGCCCCGGCCCTGCGCGAACGCTTTCCCAGGGCGATCTTTTGTGGCGGCCAGCTTGTCTTCGAGAAGGAAACCTTCGTGACGCGCCTGCTCCACAACTACGTGATCTTCGCCCTCCAGCGCCAACTCTACCGCATGGGACTGCCGTTTATTATCATGCCCGTGCGCCTGGACCTGCCGGAGTGGTTCGCCGACTGACACGCGGCAAGTTTCTTCCGGGCCGGCGGTTCCTGCGTCGGCCCGGCCATACCCTGCCCAGCCTTTTCCCAAACCCGACAAGGCCTTGGCGGCAGCCCATCCCGGACGCCATTGCAGCCATCTGATAATACACTGGAATAGCGGCTATTTTCACCATCAAAAGACGCCCCGGCGCGGCCGACTCGCCGCTGGCGAGGCCCGTGCGCCAGCCCGAAAAAAATATCCCACGGCCTGGCGCGGCCTTGGCGAGGGAGGGCAATTTCCGGCCCGCGACACCCCCTTGCAATCGTTTGCTCCGGGCGTATGACGGATGCGGCTTGGGGAAGTGTCGGGGTCGTCCCTGCCCTGCGCGTTGGGGAGCGCGCGGGGGTCCGCAACTTCGTTATCATACTGGCATCGTTAAAAAATGACCTATCCATCCGCCTGGGAGCTCGTGCGTGGCATCGAGCCCATGTCCCTTTGCGATTGGCCGGGGCGACTGACCGCCGTGCTGTTTTTCGGCGGCTGCAACCTGCGCTGCCCCCACTGCCATAACGCCGCCCTGGCCTGGACGCCGCAAGCCGGCGCCGCGCCCCTGACCGAAAAGGCCGTACGCCGGTTCGTCGAAGCACGACGCCGCTGGCTCGACGGGCTGGTCATCACCGGCGGCGAACCCACCCTGACCCCGGGGATGCCCGGCCTGGCCGCCGCCGTGGCCGCCTCGGGGTTGCCGGTCAAGGTCGACTCCAACGGCCTGCGCCCGGACGTCCTGGCCCGCCTTCTGGAAAGCCACCCGGACATTTACCTGGCCGTGGACGTCAAAGCGCCCTTTGCCAAGTACCCGCTGGTCACCGGCGGCCTGGCCGAGGCCTCCGACGCCGCCAAGCGCCTGGGCGAGGTCTTCGCCCTGGCCACGGCCCATCCCGGGCGCATCCAATTTCGCGCCACCCGCGTGCCCGAACTGACGGACGACGACATCAGGGAGGTGGAGTCGCTGCTGCCGCCCGGACACGCGTTGACCATCCAACCGTTTCGACCGCTGCCGCGCCGCAGGGAGGAGAAGGCCGATGCCCAAGCAAATTCGCAAGCGTGACGGATGCCTGGAAACCTGGTCCAGCCAGCGGATCGCCCAGGCGATCCTCAAAGCACTCAAGGCCAGCGGCATCCAGGACCCGATCCTGGCGGCGCGCCTGGCCGGCAAGGTCGAGGGCAAGCTTGAGGAACTCGGCAACGACGTGCCCGAGCAGGAGCATGTCCAGGACGCGGTGGAGCTGGTGCTCATGGAGTCGCGGCTTTTCGCCGTGGCCCGGCGCTACATCGTCTACCGCGAAAAACGCCGGGAGCTGCGCGAGCAAAAGGCCGCCTTCCTCGACATCGCCGACGTCATCGACACCTATATCGCCAAGACCGACTGGCGGGTGGCGGAAAACGCCAACATGAACCACAGCTTCCAGGGCCTCATGCTCCACCTGTCGGGCACGGTGCAGGCCCGGTACGCCCTGGAAAAATATCCCGAGGAAGTGCGCGCCGCCCACGAGCACGGCTATTTCCACATTCACGACCTGTCCTTTGGCCTGGCCGGCTACTGCGCCGGCTGGAGCCTGCGCGACCTCCTGCTCGAAGGCTTCAACCTCGCCGGCCGCTCCTGCGCCGGACCGCCCCGCCACTTCGACACGGCCCTGGGGCAGATGGTCAATTTTCTGGGCACCCTGCAAAACGAATGGGCCGGAGCCCAGGCGTTCAACAACGTCGACACCTACCTGGCCCCCTTCATCCGCCAGGACGGCCTGACCTATAAAGAAGTCAAGCAGGCCATGCAGAAGTTCGTCTTCAACCTCAACACCACCTCGCGCTGGGGCGGCCAAAGCCCGTTCACCAACCTCACCTTTGATCTTTCCCCGCCCAAGCACTTGGCCAATGAGGCCGTCATCATCGGCGGCAAAATGCAGGACGCCGTCTACGGCGACTTCGGGCCGGAAATGGCGATGATCAACAAGGCCTTCCTGGAGGTCATGGCCGGGGGCGACTACGACGGCCGCATTTTTTCCTTCCCCATCCCGACCTACAACGTCACCAAGGACTTTCCCTGGGACTCCGAGATCGGCACGCTGCTGCTGGAGATGACGGCCAAATACGGCGCGCCGTATTTCCAGAACTTCATCAATTCCGACCTCTCGCCCGAGGACGTGCGTTCCATGTGCTGCCGGCTGCAGATGGATTTGCGCCAGCTGCGCAACAAGGTGGGCGGGCTCTTCGGGGCCGGCGACCTGACCGGGTCGGTGGGCGTGGTGACGCTCAATCTCCCCAAGTTGGCGTTTCTGGCCCAGGGCGAGGAGGATTTCCTGGATCTTGTGGCCGAATACGCCGAGCTGGCCAAGACGGCCCTGGAATTCAAGCGCAAGATGATCAGCGACAATCTGGAGCGGGGGCTTTTCCCCTGGACCAAGCGCTACCTCAAAAACGGCTTCAAGGGCCACTTCTCCACCATCGGCTTGGTCGGCGGCCACGAGGCCTGCCTGAACCTGCTCGGCAAGGGCATCGAGACCGAGGCCGGGGTGCGGCTCATGACCCGTATGCTGGAGCATCTGCGCGAGGTGACCTCGCGCTTTCAGGAAGAGACCGGCAACCTCTACAACCTCGAGGCCACGCCGGCCGAGGGCACAAGCTACCGGCTGGCGAAAATCGACAAGGCGCTGTACGCCGACATCAAGGCCTCGGGCAACGGCACGCCCTACTACACCAATTCCACGACCCTGCCGGTGGGGCTGTCGCGCGACGTGTTCGCCGCCCTGGAGCATCAAAACAAGCTCCAGCCGCTCTACACCGGCGGCACAGTG is from Solidesulfovibrio magneticus RS-1 and encodes:
- a CDS encoding glycosyltransferase family 39 protein yields the protein MLLPRSVPLARLALLGLAAGLIFYALGRPSLWLDEAASPLNARFPLDYIITLSRTLEEHPPLFYILLKGFLRLGHDDFTVRLLPALCGLGCVGLLAAVGTRLFSPAAGTAAAAIWLAMPQNLLLSRMARPYSLWLLLFLCALYFLAGWLRRGRKRDIAGMLAAAALMTACHYLSFPLLAAMGLCLLAVAPANRPGWPGRLTAAGLFGAGCAGIAAAAYFGLIAQSHTPQLIADANETVADAARALGAALGGVLYSFDVWPARLAVGAAALAAFVVLARRDRRNFRVLALLTVVPPLVLLAMGRGTGLYARHLSSLGIPLALALAGGAAAWPRLAPRLPAVTLSALALAVLLPLAVHHDRFYAVSSYQVPVIGNNYKLAAAGLAALDRPGTILSFGDDFYGNVLSWYLDQHTPSLALANPRLTPEDREARLLFAAGAHWGYLAPNAAAFLTRYGPDVARHDIETSTFLELAVPRDPVRRVTALPARYGLPMAYDRVFAEISALSGLRFHQNALGPALIPVRNDIDATARLTFANDAPPQPQEIRINVLFDNFGQDNRLLARIRFDTEPPVTFPLSTGYDATRQRQIALKREAPYARMDVEVILRCASRTPTLAGGNLQTLRLTGVEAFFCPANAAGPCLDAAERHLTASVLGNYLEERFAVPSETGQAALLAVRENVAPVNEHQEAAWTALSPADPSRPGVLRLPVTARQDRLLLFPRVGRDGMVRVYGLRPDGVRELLFALQNTGERWTPVSARYELVVPPWLRDRETDLEIELTGRRAQLWTLGDAALF
- a CDS encoding DNA polymerase III subunit delta — protein: MQRAGFFFLACPDPEIVRERVERQLADSGQPFSREVFWGDEELGAPFWSALTVGSLFAGRRAVILRRAEAAPPDFWPKLTPALKGFNDAVWPFFCFEGPLDKKGGPKFPKTLTEQPYFTVAEKRKWIFVSPGLTRRDMGPRLADWAGRRGLVLEPGVAEALAAALPASLAHADNELAKLELSLGDRTSLEMADLALLSHHEGMDGFAFLNALSEGRDPTKVWQEIFDKELAGEEMIFPFIGLLLYEARMMWRLAVGEADDVRLPPQVRRQKEAMARRLGSAGLTRLFEAAFAAEAGIKTGARKPDQAMEFLTAELFRLFGGQGRQTGRVGP
- a CDS encoding acylphosphatase; this encodes MTTEKATPSLHATVSGKVQGVYFRAWVYDQAASLGLRGWVRNLADGQVEVLAQGDPEALAALKERLPQGSPLSRVDAVAATMIDHDKAYDAFAIRG
- a CDS encoding anaerobic ribonucleoside-triphosphate reductase activating protein yields the protein MTYPSAWELVRGIEPMSLCDWPGRLTAVLFFGGCNLRCPHCHNAALAWTPQAGAAPLTEKAVRRFVEARRRWLDGLVITGGEPTLTPGMPGLAAAVAASGLPVKVDSNGLRPDVLARLLESHPDIYLAVDVKAPFAKYPLVTGGLAEASDAAKRLGEVFALATAHPGRIQFRATRVPELTDDDIREVESLLPPGHALTIQPFRPLPRRREEKADAQANSQA
- a CDS encoding ribonucleoside triphosphate reductase; translated protein: MPKQIRKRDGCLETWSSQRIAQAILKALKASGIQDPILAARLAGKVEGKLEELGNDVPEQEHVQDAVELVLMESRLFAVARRYIVYREKRRELREQKAAFLDIADVIDTYIAKTDWRVAENANMNHSFQGLMLHLSGTVQARYALEKYPEEVRAAHEHGYFHIHDLSFGLAGYCAGWSLRDLLLEGFNLAGRSCAGPPRHFDTALGQMVNFLGTLQNEWAGAQAFNNVDTYLAPFIRQDGLTYKEVKQAMQKFVFNLNTTSRWGGQSPFTNLTFDLSPPKHLANEAVIIGGKMQDAVYGDFGPEMAMINKAFLEVMAGGDYDGRIFSFPIPTYNVTKDFPWDSEIGTLLLEMTAKYGAPYFQNFINSDLSPEDVRSMCCRLQMDLRQLRNKVGGLFGAGDLTGSVGVVTLNLPKLAFLAQGEEDFLDLVAEYAELAKTALEFKRKMISDNLERGLFPWTKRYLKNGFKGHFSTIGLVGGHEACLNLLGKGIETEAGVRLMTRMLEHLREVTSRFQEETGNLYNLEATPAEGTSYRLAKIDKALYADIKASGNGTPYYTNSTTLPVGLSRDVFAALEHQNKLQPLYTGGTVFHTYLGEAVADVEALKSFIVKAFTMTKIPYLSITPTFSVCKEHGYVKGEHFECPQCGAPSEVFTRIVGYYRPVSLWNKGKQAEYAERLTYGEIC
- a CDS encoding APC family permease; the protein is MSNDSIRPTSRLRRIVFGKSINLGDQSIFHNLSLVAFFAWVGLGADGLSSSCYGPAEAFLALGQHTFLAVFVALGTALTIGVISAAYSQIIELFPTGGGGYVVASRLLSPKVGMVSGCALLIDYVLTITLSVASGADAVFSFLPAAFLPYRLPTAVAGVVALIVLNLRGVKESVMTLVPIFMTFVATHAVAIGYGVFAHLSDMPALAARLGQDVTAARSELGGLGMLLLVLHAYSMGAGTYTGIEAVSNGLPILREPREKTGKRTMLYMALSLTLTVVGIITCYLLFDVRPQDGKTLNAVLFENVVAGWGPDLGGGFVLVTLVSEALLLFVAAQAGFVDGPRVLSNMALDRWLPARFALLSDRLVTQNGILLMGVSALVLMVVSHGSVDLLIVLYSINVFITFVLSQLGMVRHWWEVRGQRVAWKKGLLLNGLGLALTLFILVMVTWVKFFEGGWVTILITAGLAAAALGVKRHYDRVGRQIKKLDVLRAVVDPQNPYTPPIPVNPEPAGQPDLGAPTAVIFVNGFNGLGIHTLLSTVRLFGKDIKNYVFVQIGVVDAAVFQGAAELSRLKAGMQRDLESYAAVMRERGFHAEAHWAVGTDIVAELTELAPALRERFPRAIFCGGQLVFEKETFVTRLLHNYVIFALQRQLYRMGLPFIIMPVRLDLPEWFAD
- the radC gene encoding RadC family protein, giving the protein MLSKKEPPHYLGHRRRLKDRLLDDPRALAKYEVLELVLGYVNVRRDNKPLAKELLARFGSLRGVLTARFEELRGVPGFGAGAEEFLTLWREVWARFHEQPMRDRAVLGSPDVVAEMARARIGVKEHEEFWMALVDTKNRLVGWERVSKGTVDQAAVYPREVIAMALRYNASGVILVHNHPGADPKPSAEDMAFTRRIVAAAREMDIRVLDHLVVTENRFFSFQAEGMI